One part of the Lytechinus pictus isolate F3 Inbred chromosome 3, Lp3.0, whole genome shotgun sequence genome encodes these proteins:
- the LOC129256768 gene encoding NCK-interacting protein with SH3 domain-like: MDLGDLHVMLQSEVTCLTMYRATFSFNSKDSTSLSFREGEDFTLLDKTDQHWWHVMNHLGQTGYVPANYMEKGQASNDEVLRSIERAIEFIHLAATEKGGSLSHQQRDNLQKLVQHRQSTLQGDSVSSDKQPKRKAPDLPRQTSTELRRAPPPPVQNKSPTQPEQAAGLSCTPRSSTKARAAPKPPQRNESTKQSPQDQIDSQDSSQTLASSTLMSTTKSDREMSSNNSSGSSEPVIPKGLLGELVEQVRTETNLSYDMSKQAVRTILQGVGSAVPQVANVMAAILSSLTSDLNMTSSNIIIEGSRDHERLEVIFKELTACKDDAQQRSWALYEDEEIISDHLKELITILCDADPRVCKAVVKKDHFEYIHNLVLYYQMEQRSSIRMLLLKVFGALCNLDREALSSLLSSVLVVELARDMKTDQENIPKLCYSALVATMLLSTGEPIPFSHYDQLNADFVNFMLDCIENPPPADELDQVPDLFVNLILAFNLHLRVPADSILMKVLAEKRNTRSFGERIMLLINRGVDPVKMFDHCSDTQDSLLKFMADMFSSPATSDLFYSNDMKVLIDIIVRQITDLCPGDQMRTEYLSLIFSIFTNTSYWEDCHRLSEFERAFAAIATEEGKESEQDQLIIKEIQQTFGSKFTRKF; the protein is encoded by the exons atggacttgggggacctgcatgttatgctgcagtcggaggtcacatg CCTGACCATGTATCGTGCAACCTTTTCCTTCAACTCCAAAGACTCAACATCATTGAGCTTCAGAGAAGGTGAGGATTTCACTCTTCTTGATAAAACAGACCAACACTGGTGGCATGTTATGAATCATTTGGGCCAGACTGGGTATGTTCCTGCCAACTATATGGAGAAAGGTCAAGCATCCAATGATGAAGTACTCAGATCCATTGAGAGAGCAATTGAATTCATTCATCTGGCTGCTACTGAGAAAGGAGGCTCACTTTCACACCAACAGCGGGATAATTTACA GAAGCTTGTTCAACATCGGCAGTCTACTCTGCAAGGTGATTCTGTGTCATCAGATAAACAGCCCAAAAGAAAAGCCCCAGACCTTCCTCGACAGACTTCTACTGAGCTTCGAAGAGCACCTCCACCGCCTGTACAAAATAAGTCTCCAACACAACCAGAACAAGCAGCAGGATTATCTTGCACTCCTAGGTCATCAACAAAAGCTAGAGCTGCCCCTAAGCCACCCCAAAGGAATGAAAGTACGAAGCAAAGCCCTCAAGATCAAATTGACTCACAAGATTCAAGCCAAACATTAGCATCTTCTACACTAATGTCAACAACTAAATCTGACAGGGAAATGTCAAGTAACAACAGTTCAGGATCCTCCGAACCCGTCATACCAAAGGGTCTACTTGGTGAACTCGTAGAGCAGGTCAGAACAGAAACTAATTTGAGCTATGACATGTCGAAACAAGCAGTGAGAACCATCTTGCAAGGAGTTGGATCTGCAGTACCTCAGGTTGCAAATGTCATGGCTGCAATTCTCTCAAGTTTGACTAGTGATCTA AATATGACAAGTTCTAATATCATTATTGAAGGTAGCAGAGACCATGAAAGGTTAGAGGTCATCTTTAAAGAATTAACAGCTTGTAAAGACGATGCACAGCAGAGGAGTTGGGCTTtgtatgaagatgaagaaatcATCAGTGATCACTTGAAAGAACTCATCACAATATTA TGTGATGCAGATCCACGAGTTTGTAAAGCAGTGGTTAAGAAGGATCACTTTGAATACATACATAATCTGGTTTTATACTATCAAATG GAACAACGGTCATCTATTCGTATGCTCTTACTGAAGGTGTTTGGAGCGTTGTGTAACCTTGATCGTGAGGCTTTATCTAGTCTTCTAAGTTCAGTCTTGGTAGTGGAACTGGCTAGGGATATGAAAACAGATCAGGAAAACATCCCTAAACTCTGCTATTCAGCTCTTGTTGCTACCATGTTGTTATCTACTGGAGAACCAATTCCATTCAGTCATTATG ATCAACTGAATGCAGACTTTGTAAACTTCATGTTAGATTGCATTGAAAACCCTCCACCTGCTGATGAACTAGATCAAGTACCAGACTTGTTTGTTAATCTCATTCTTGCCTTTAATCTCCATCTCAGAG ttccTGCTGATAGTATTTTAATGAAAGTGTTAGCTGAAAAGAGGAATACAAGGAGTTTTGGTGAAAGGATAATGCTTCTCATCAATAGAGGAG TGGATCCTGTGAAGATGTTTGATCATTGTTCAGACACACAAGACTCTCTTCTCAAGTTTATGGCAGACATGTTTTCGAGTCCTGCAACCTCAGACCTCTTCTACTCTAATGATATGAAAGTATTGATTGATATCATTGTTAGGCAGATAACAGATTTGTGTCCAGGTGATCAa ATGAGAACAGAATATTTATCTCTTATCTTCAGTATCTTTACCAATACTTCATACTGGGAGGATTGTCACAGATTATCAGAGTTTGAGAGAGCTTTTGCTGCAATAGCAACagaagagggaaaagagagtgAACAGGACCAACTGATCATCAAAGAGATTCAACAGACCTTCGGGTCAAAGTTCACAAGAAAATTTTAG